The Hymenobacter sp. GOD-10R genome includes a window with the following:
- a CDS encoding PQQ-dependent sugar dehydrogenase codes for MKKNLTRYLLLPAALVGSLSLYALTAPPTLVADADNAGLKLPTGFSALVVAETGARPRHLTITPQGNIYVKLNRVNKAGQGILMLQPTSGGKAEVKTGFGNYGGTGMYYKDGYLYTSSDQEVFRYKLNEKGEVTNPSQPEKIVTGLINRRQHESKSIVLDNAGNVYVNIGAYSNSCQQRDRQKGSLGQPNCPVLDSAGGIWQFKANQLNQTYGNGTRYTTGLRNVVGLDWNQQDNQLFVMQHGRDQLHDIFPDMYTSEQSAQLPAECMYAVKKGDNAGWPYLYFDPTQNKKMLAPEYGGDGKKEADSKFIDPAAAYPAHMAPNGLLFYTGNMFPERYKNGAFIAFHGSWNRAPEPQAGYFVVFQPFKDGKPNGKWEVFADNFAGSPEKVVSGRADHRPCGLAQAPDGSLYVTDDSKGTIYRIFYNKK; via the coding sequence ATGAAGAAAAACTTGACGCGCTATCTGCTGCTTCCGGCCGCCCTCGTCGGAAGCTTGTCCCTTTACGCCCTCACTGCTCCACCCACGCTAGTTGCTGACGCTGATAATGCTGGTCTGAAACTGCCAACCGGCTTCAGCGCCCTAGTAGTGGCCGAAACCGGGGCTAGGCCCCGCCACCTCACCATCACGCCGCAGGGTAATATTTATGTCAAGCTCAACCGCGTCAACAAGGCGGGGCAGGGCATTTTGATGTTGCAACCAACCAGCGGCGGCAAAGCCGAGGTAAAAACCGGCTTTGGCAACTATGGTGGTACCGGCATGTACTACAAAGACGGTTACTTGTACACTTCTTCCGATCAGGAGGTATTTCGCTACAAGCTGAACGAGAAGGGCGAAGTAACTAACCCGAGTCAACCTGAGAAGATCGTGACTGGCCTCATCAACCGGCGTCAGCACGAAAGCAAGTCTATTGTGCTAGACAATGCGGGCAATGTGTACGTGAACATCGGCGCGTACTCGAACTCCTGCCAGCAGCGTGACCGGCAGAAAGGCTCCCTTGGTCAGCCGAACTGCCCCGTGCTAGATTCGGCAGGCGGCATTTGGCAGTTCAAGGCCAACCAGCTCAACCAAACCTACGGCAACGGCACACGCTACACCACCGGTTTGCGCAACGTAGTGGGGCTCGACTGGAATCAACAAGACAACCAGCTCTTTGTGATGCAGCACGGCCGCGACCAGCTGCACGACATTTTTCCCGATATGTACACTTCGGAGCAGTCGGCGCAATTACCGGCCGAGTGCATGTACGCGGTGAAGAAGGGCGACAATGCCGGTTGGCCCTACTTGTATTTTGACCCCACACAGAATAAGAAAATGCTAGCGCCCGAGTACGGTGGCGACGGTAAGAAAGAGGCCGATAGCAAGTTTATTGACCCCGCGGCGGCTTACCCGGCGCACATGGCGCCCAATGGTCTGCTGTTCTACACCGGCAACATGTTCCCGGAGCGTTATAAGAACGGCGCATTCATCGCCTTCCACGGCTCTTGGAACCGTGCTCCCGAGCCGCAAGCAGGCTATTTTGTGGTATTCCAACCCTTCAAGGACGGCAAGCCCAATGGCAAATGGGAAGTATTCGCTGATAACTTCGCCGGCTCGCCCGAAAAAGTTGTCTCAGGCCGCGCCGACCACCGCCCCTGTGGTCTAGCGCAAGCCCCCGACGGTTCACTGTATGTGACTGATGACTCGAAGGGAACGATTTACCGCATTTTCTACAACAAGAAGTAA